The following is a genomic window from Niveispirillum cyanobacteriorum.
AATGGCGCCGGGGGAGAGACACAAGCTCTCCCCAGAATCTGTGGATAAGTCTGTGGCTAAGGGGTCGGTAACCGCGCCGGAACATTGCGGCCTGCGGCTCTCCTGGATTTGCCTAATTTTTGGGCATGCTCATTGGTTGGATGGGGGCTTAATTTAGCCGGTGCACGGCGTGTGGGTAAAAAATCTTTTATTATCAGTGTGTTGAGTGAGGATTTGGGAAATGTTCACGGATTTCCGGAACGGAAAAGCGGAAGGGCCATATGCCCGTCGTTATGCGACACATGCATGCATTAACCGATGCCGGATCGCAAAACAGGGGGGCGACAAGCCTTGAACCGGCACCAATGTGCGGTGGACAAATATTCGCGGCAAGGATTGCTGGATGTTCGTTGTGTGAACTTTGACCATCCGCTGTTGATGGGTGCAGCGGCAGAAGTTATGGCCGGGTGAAGTCTTTGCAGGCGGTCCAGAACCCCACATACTGCCCCTGAATGATTGCGGCCCCTGCGTTCCGGGCTGGTGCTGCCACCAGGGATCGCAGGGGCCGGTGATCGTGCGGCGGATCAGGCGGCGCGGATGTCGGCCAGGAACTGTTCGACGCGTGCGCGCAGATGCTCTGCCTGCTGTGACAGTTCCTTGGCAGCCCCAAGCACCTGGGTGGCGGATGCACCGGTCTGTGCAGCGGCTTCGGTCACCTGGGAGACATTGGCCGACACTTCCTGGGTGCCGGTCGCGGCCTGGGTGACGTTGCGGCTGATTTCGGAGGTTGAAGCCCCCTGCTGTTCCATGGCGGCGGCGATGGAGGCGCCGATCTCTGACACGGACTGGATGGTGGTACCGATGGAGCGGATGGCAGAGACGGAACTGTCGGTCGCCTGTTGCACCGACGATACCTGTGCCGCGATCTCCTCCGTCGCCTTGGCCGTCTGGTTGGCCAGGGCCTTCACTTCCGATGCGACCACGGCAAAGCCCTTGCCGGCCTCTCCGGCCCGTGCCGCCTCGATGGTGGCGTTGAGCGCAAGCAGGTTGGTCTGGCCGGCAATGTCCTGGATCAACTGCACCACGGCCCCGATCTTGCCCGCTGCCTCGGCCAGACCCGCGACGGTATTGTCGGTCTGGCGGACCTCGGTAAAGGCGCGGTCGGAGATGGTTTTGGAGCGGTTGACCTGGGTATTGATCTCGGTGATGGAGGCGGCCATTTCCTCCGCAGCGGCGGCCACCGTCTGGACATTGGCGGTCGTCTGCTCGGCGGCAGCGGCGGCGGCGGCGGCCTGCCGGTTGGTTTCCTCGGCAATGGCGCTCATGCTTTGCGCGGTGGCGTCCAGTTCGGTGGCGGCGGAGCTGACGGTGCGCAGAACCGCGGAGGATTGCTCATCGAAGGCCTTGATCAGGTCATTGACGCGGGCGGCACGGGCCTCCTTGGCGGCCTGTTCCTGTTTCTGCACCTCGGCCAGACGGTCAGCCTCGATCAAGCCATCCTTGAACACCTGCACCGCGCGGGCCATGTCGCCGATCTCATCCCCCCGGTCGCCGCCTTCAACGGCCACTGTCAGCTCATGCTTGGCCAGACGGTTCATCGTGTCGGTCATGCCGCGCACTGGCTTCACGACGCCGCTAATCAGTGACCAGCCGGCGGCCAATGCCAGTGCCGTAGCCAGGGCCAGGACCACTGCCGTGATGATCAACGACATGCGAGTGGTCGTCTGCAGATCACCAACGAGTTGGGCCGCAGCATCCTCGTTCAACTTGATCAGTTTGTTGATATCTTCCTGAAACTTGTAAAACAGCGGCGTCTGCTGATCACGCATCATTGCACTGGCTTCCTCAGACTTGTTTTGCCTGGACAGTGCATGGACAGATTTCCAGTTAGCCATATAGGCAGCCCATTTCGACATCGCGCTGTCGTAGATGTCCTTTTCATCTTTGGAGCTTATCAATTGCTCATAGTTTTTCCGGGATTGTTCGAATTCCTTCTGCGCACCTTCCATCCGCCCCTCAAGGTAATCCATTTCCTTTTCATTCAGGGCCAGTACGTGCTGGTATTGATTGACCCTGGTTCGCAGTGCGGACGTGAAGATATCCTCGATTTCCTTGATCGAAGGCAGCGCATTCGTTCCGATGACGGTGCCGTTATTTGCCACGCTATTCATACGGTTCAGGGATAGAAGGCCCAGCATCAGCGTCAGGGCCAGGACAATTCCAAAGGCCGCCATGACGCGTGTGCGAATGGAGATATTACTGAACATATTCCCTCCTAAAGGACCCGCCACTCTAAAAGAACTATACCAAATGTCATATGCCTGTATGTCGCGCTGAACAATCTATGCGTTAGGATAGTAATTAAGGTTACGAAATACCGGTGGTGCGGGAGGGGCGTCTGTTCCTGCGTCTTCCGGGCAAAGAAAAGGCCCGCCCCCATGAAGGGGCGGGCCTTGTCGGAAACAGATTTCAGGGCTTTATGATCAGGCGGCGCGGATGTCGGCCAGGAACTGTTCGACGCGTGCGCGCAGATGCTCTGCCTGCTGTGACAGTTCCTTGGCCGCCCCCAGCACCTGGGTGGCGGATGCCCCGGTCTGTGCAGCGGCTTCGGTCACCTGGCTGACATTGGCCGACACTTCCTGGGTGCCGGTTGCGGCCTGGGTGACATTGCGGCTGATCTCGGAGGTTGAAGCCCCCTGCTGTTCCATGGCGGCGGCGATGGAGGCACCAATCTCCGACACGGACTGGATGGTGGTGCCGATGGAGCGGATGGCGGAGACGGAACTGTCGGTCGCCTGCTGCACCGAATTGACCTGTGCCGCGATCTCCTCCGTTGCCTTGGCCGTCTGGTTGGCCAGGGCCTTCACTTCCGATGCGACCACGGCAAAGCCCTTGCCGGCCTCTCCGGCCCGTGCCGCCTCGATGGTGGCGTTGAGCGCCAGCAGGTTGGTCTGGCCGGCAATATCCTGGATCAGCTGCACCACGGCGCCGATCTTGCCCGCCGCCTCGGCCAGACCCGCGACGGTATGGTCAGTCTGGCGAACCTCGGTGAAGGCGCGGTCGGAAATGGTCTTGGAGCGGTTGACCTGGGTATTGATCTCGGTGATGGAGGCGGCCATTTCCTCCGCAGCGGCGGCGACCGTCTGGACATTGGCGGTCGTCTGCTCGGCAGCGGCGGCAGCGGCAGCAGCCTGCCGGTTGGTTTCCTCGGCAATGGCGCTCATGCTTTGCGCGGTGGCGTCCAGTTCGGTGGCGGCGGAACTGACGGTGCGCAGGACCGCGGAGGATTGCTCATCGAAGGCCTTGATCAGGTCATTGACGCGGGCCGCACGGGCCTCCTTGGCGGCCTGTTCCTGTTTCTGCACCTCGGCCAGACGGTCAGCCTCGATCAAGCCATCCTTGAACACCTGCACCGCGCGGGCCATGTCGCCGATCTCGTCACCCCGGTCGCCGCCTTCAACGGCCACTGTCAGCTCATGCTTGGCCAGACGGTTCATCGTGTCGGTCATGCTGCGCACCGGCTTTACAACACCGCTAATCAGTGACCAGCCGGCGGCGATGGCCAGGGCCATGGCCAGACCCAGCATCAACCCGATCAGCAGCAGGGAGGTGCTGGCATTCCGGTCCAGGTCCCCGACCAGTTCCTCTGAAGTGCGTTCGTTCAGTTGGATCAGCTTGTTGATCTCAACCTGCATCTCCTGGAACTTCGGGGTTAGCACATCGCGCATCATGTTGCCGGCTTCGACATCCTTTTCCGCTGCCGACAGGGCGCTGACCTGCGTCCAGAGCTGCATATTCTCATTCCACAGGGCGCTGACCCGGTCAAAAATCGCCCTTTCATCACTGTCGTTGATCAGCGCCGCATAGCTGGATTTTGCCGTTTCCAGATCCTTCAGCGCGCCCTCCATACGTGTTTCAAGCGTCTTCCGCTGCTCATCGTTGGTGGCCAGGATATGCTGGTACTGGTTCATGCGGGCACGGACAGCCGATGTATAAATGTCGCCGGCAAATTTCACTGAAGGTAGAGCGTTGGTGCCAATCACCATCCCATCGCTCGACATTTCATTCATCCGTACCAGCGAAAGCACGCCGAGAGCCACGGTCAGGGCGAGAATGATCCCAAACGCCGCGAGAACGCGGAGTTTGATCGACAAATTTTTAAACATTATTGCTCTCCGGATTAGCGGATTGAAAGATTTGGGGGAATGCGTTGGAAGCGTAATAAGGTTAATGA
Proteins encoded in this region:
- a CDS encoding methyl-accepting chemotaxis protein, coding for MFSNISIRTRVMAAFGIVLALTLMLGLLSLNRMNSVANNGTVIGTNALPSIKEIEDIFTSALRTRVNQYQHVLALNEKEMDYLEGRMEGAQKEFEQSRKNYEQLISSKDEKDIYDSAMSKWAAYMANWKSVHALSRQNKSEEASAMMRDQQTPLFYKFQEDINKLIKLNEDAAAQLVGDLQTTTRMSLIITAVVLALATALALAAGWSLISGVVKPVRGMTDTMNRLAKHELTVAVEGGDRGDEIGDMARAVQVFKDGLIEADRLAEVQKQEQAAKEARAARVNDLIKAFDEQSSAVLRTVSSAATELDATAQSMSAIAEETNRQAAAAAAAAEQTTANVQTVAAAAEEMAASITEINTQVNRSKTISDRAFTEVRQTDNTVAGLAEAAGKIGAVVQLIQDIAGQTNLLALNATIEAARAGEAGKGFAVVASEVKALANQTAKATEEIAAQVSSVQQATDSSVSAIRSIGTTIQSVSEIGASIAAAMEQQGASTSEISRNVTQAATGTQEVSANVSQVTEAAAQTGASATQVLGAAKELSQQAEHLRARVEQFLADIRAA
- a CDS encoding methyl-accepting chemotaxis protein, which produces MFKNLSIKLRVLAAFGIILALTVALGVLSLVRMNEMSSDGMVIGTNALPSVKFAGDIYTSAVRARMNQYQHILATNDEQRKTLETRMEGALKDLETAKSSYAALINDSDERAIFDRVSALWNENMQLWTQVSALSAAEKDVEAGNMMRDVLTPKFQEMQVEINKLIQLNERTSEELVGDLDRNASTSLLLIGLMLGLAMALAIAAGWSLISGVVKPVRSMTDTMNRLAKHELTVAVEGGDRGDEIGDMARAVQVFKDGLIEADRLAEVQKQEQAAKEARAARVNDLIKAFDEQSSAVLRTVSSAATELDATAQSMSAIAEETNRQAAAAAAAAEQTTANVQTVAAAAEEMAASITEINTQVNRSKTISDRAFTEVRQTDHTVAGLAEAAGKIGAVVQLIQDIAGQTNLLALNATIEAARAGEAGKGFAVVASEVKALANQTAKATEEIAAQVNSVQQATDSSVSAIRSIGTTIQSVSEIGASIAAAMEQQGASTSEISRNVTQAATGTQEVSANVSQVTEAAAQTGASATQVLGAAKELSQQAEHLRARVEQFLADIRAA